Proteins encoded in a region of the Sphingomonas japonica genome:
- a CDS encoding saccharopine dehydrogenase family protein produces MSEFDIVVYGATGFTGRLVAEYLARSHGDGSLSWAMAGRSLSKLEEVRDQIGAPGDIALLTANADDPASLRAMAARTRVVLTTVGPYQLYGPDLVAACVATGTGYVDLCGEPAWMRQMIDAHHEAARASGARIVFSCGFDSIPFDLGVWSLQQAAREKYGRAAQRVKGRVRKMQGGFSGGTAASLKATLAAAARDPSLIKLLTNPFALTPGFEGPSQPSGMLPEYDAAIGAWVAPFIMAPINTKNVHRTNALTGHAYGTDFVYDEMMVAPGIGDMGRVAAEAIAKINPLASDKGPKPGEGPSKEERDSGFYDLLFVGEMPGGERIDCVVTGDRDPGYGSTSKMIAEAAICLVRDVEGTGGIWTPGALMAAPLRDRLTAHAGLTFTAG; encoded by the coding sequence ATGTCCGAATTCGACATCGTCGTGTACGGAGCGACCGGCTTCACCGGACGCCTGGTCGCCGAGTATCTCGCGCGCAGCCATGGCGACGGATCGCTGTCCTGGGCGATGGCAGGCCGCTCGCTATCGAAGCTGGAGGAGGTGCGCGACCAGATCGGCGCGCCTGGCGATATCGCGCTTCTCACCGCCAATGCCGACGACCCGGCATCGCTGCGCGCAATGGCCGCGCGAACCCGCGTCGTGCTGACTACGGTCGGCCCGTATCAGCTATACGGTCCCGACCTCGTGGCGGCATGCGTCGCGACCGGCACCGGCTATGTCGATCTGTGCGGCGAGCCGGCATGGATGCGCCAGATGATCGACGCGCATCACGAAGCCGCAAGGGCCAGTGGTGCGCGCATCGTGTTTTCGTGCGGGTTCGATTCGATCCCCTTCGACCTCGGCGTATGGAGCCTGCAACAGGCCGCACGCGAGAAATACGGGCGTGCGGCGCAGCGCGTGAAGGGACGCGTGCGAAAGATGCAGGGCGGCTTTTCCGGTGGCACCGCCGCCAGCCTGAAGGCGACGCTGGCGGCCGCCGCGCGCGATCCCTCGCTGATCAAGCTGCTGACCAACCCCTTCGCATTGACCCCCGGGTTCGAAGGGCCGTCGCAGCCCAGCGGCATGCTACCCGAATACGACGCAGCGATCGGCGCCTGGGTCGCGCCGTTCATCATGGCGCCGATCAATACCAAGAATGTCCACCGCACCAACGCGCTGACCGGCCATGCCTATGGCACGGACTTCGTCTATGACGAGATGATGGTCGCCCCCGGCATCGGCGACATGGGAAGAGTGGCGGCCGAAGCGATCGCCAAGATCAATCCGCTGGCCAGCGACAAGGGCCCAAAGCCGGGCGAAGGGCCGAGCAAGGAAGAACGCGACAGCGGCTTCTACGACCTGCTGTTCGTCGGCGAGATGCCCGGCGGCGAGCGCATCGACTGCGTCGTCACCGGCGATCGCGATCCGGGCTATGGCTCGACCAGCAAGATGATCGCCGAGGCCGCGATCTGCCTGGTCCGCGATGTCGAGGGCACGGGCGGAATATGGACGCCGGGCGCGCTGATGGCGGCGCCGCTGCGCGACCGGCTGACGGCGCATGCCGGACTGACGTTCACCGCCGGGTGA
- a CDS encoding ribonuclease R family protein, producing the protein MPRTKAPAGLPTRQQILDFIATSPTPAGKREIAKAFGLSAQDKIALKALLRDMADEGLIDSAPGRAFHKMGGVPKVTVLRIVDVEDGTVWAVPERWEADGVLEPRLRVRERGKGRALGVGDRILARTEEAGSGWIAHPMKQLARGEELMLGVLHQEGGAFWLKGLEKKERRDLPVSDTGGAGVGDLVLAEKAGRPPRITARVVERLGDPFAPRSFSLIAIHKHGIPNVFSPELIEEAERSARRDLGKREDLRHLPIVAIDPADARDHDDAVWATPDDDPSNAGGWKAIVAIADVSFYVRPGSLLDKEARKRGNSVYFPDRVVPMLPEILSADVCSLKQGVDRAALVCHLRVGADGELKDWRFARGLVRIAANIAYEDAQAAVDGAQDHPLRETALLPLWECWNALYKARERRAPLDLDLPERRIVLDEKGRILSVAPRERLDAHKLIEEYMIAANVAAAKALEKKKAPVMYRIHEPPSREKLAALKDYLKTFEVEFALGQVIQPRTFNHILDRVGDADFRPQVMEQVLRTQTQAYYGPANHGHFGLALGSYAHFTSPIRRYADLVVHRSLVRAFDLGEGGLSDDDFASMERVGEVISALERRAMEAERDTVDRYVAAYLSERVGDVMDARITGVTNFGFFATVDGIGGDGLVPARDLGREYFRFDEASRTLVGEDTGETYSSGQTLQLRLVEANPVSGGLRFELPEGKGSGSGPPKDRGKRVIKHRGRPANIRHQGRKR; encoded by the coding sequence ATGCCAAGAACCAAAGCGCCCGCCGGGCTCCCCACCCGCCAGCAGATCCTCGATTTCATCGCGACATCGCCGACGCCGGCCGGCAAGCGCGAGATCGCCAAGGCCTTCGGGCTGTCGGCGCAGGACAAGATCGCGCTGAAAGCGTTGCTGCGCGACATGGCGGATGAAGGATTGATCGACAGCGCGCCGGGCCGCGCGTTCCACAAGATGGGCGGGGTGCCAAAAGTCACGGTGCTGCGCATCGTCGATGTCGAGGACGGGACGGTCTGGGCGGTGCCCGAACGCTGGGAAGCCGACGGCGTGCTCGAGCCGCGACTTCGCGTGCGCGAGCGCGGCAAGGGGCGGGCGCTGGGCGTTGGCGACCGCATCCTCGCGCGCACCGAAGAGGCGGGGAGCGGGTGGATCGCGCATCCGATGAAACAGCTCGCGCGCGGCGAGGAACTGATGCTCGGCGTGCTGCATCAGGAAGGCGGCGCGTTCTGGCTCAAGGGGCTGGAGAAGAAGGAGCGCCGCGACCTGCCGGTGTCCGATACCGGCGGGGCGGGGGTCGGTGACCTGGTGCTCGCCGAAAAAGCGGGACGCCCGCCGCGCATCACCGCGCGCGTCGTCGAGCGGCTCGGCGACCCGTTCGCGCCGCGCAGCTTCTCGCTGATCGCGATCCACAAGCACGGCATTCCCAACGTGTTTTCGCCCGAATTGATCGAGGAAGCGGAACGGTCGGCCCGGCGCGATCTCGGCAAGCGCGAGGATCTGCGCCATCTGCCGATCGTCGCGATCGATCCGGCCGATGCCCGCGACCATGACGATGCGGTATGGGCGACACCCGACGACGATCCGTCGAACGCGGGCGGGTGGAAGGCGATCGTCGCGATCGCCGACGTGTCCTTCTATGTCCGCCCCGGATCGCTGCTCGACAAGGAAGCGCGCAAGCGCGGAAACTCGGTCTATTTCCCCGACCGGGTCGTGCCGATGCTGCCCGAGATACTGTCGGCGGACGTGTGTTCGCTCAAGCAGGGAGTCGATCGGGCGGCGCTGGTGTGTCACTTGCGCGTCGGCGCGGACGGCGAGCTCAAGGATTGGCGCTTCGCGCGCGGGCTGGTGCGGATCGCGGCGAACATCGCCTATGAGGACGCGCAAGCGGCGGTGGATGGGGCGCAGGATCATCCGCTGCGCGAAACCGCGCTGCTGCCGCTGTGGGAGTGCTGGAACGCGCTGTACAAGGCGCGCGAGCGGCGCGCTCCGCTCGACCTCGACCTGCCCGAACGCCGCATCGTGCTCGACGAGAAGGGCCGCATTCTGTCGGTCGCCCCACGCGAGCGGCTCGACGCGCACAAGCTGATCGAGGAATATATGATCGCGGCCAATGTCGCCGCGGCCAAGGCGCTCGAAAAGAAAAAGGCGCCGGTGATGTACCGCATCCACGAGCCGCCTTCGCGCGAGAAGCTCGCTGCGCTCAAGGACTATCTCAAGACGTTCGAGGTCGAATTCGCGCTGGGCCAGGTGATCCAGCCGCGCACCTTCAATCACATCCTCGACCGCGTCGGCGATGCCGATTTCCGGCCGCAAGTGATGGAGCAGGTGCTGCGCACCCAGACCCAGGCCTATTACGGTCCCGCCAATCACGGCCATTTCGGGCTGGCGCTAGGGTCGTACGCGCATTTCACCTCGCCGATCCGGCGCTATGCCGACCTCGTCGTGCATCGCTCGCTGGTGCGTGCCTTCGATCTGGGCGAGGGCGGGCTGTCCGACGATGATTTCGCCAGCATGGAGCGTGTCGGCGAAGTCATTTCCGCGCTGGAGCGCCGGGCGATGGAGGCCGAGCGCGATACCGTCGATCGCTATGTCGCGGCATATCTGTCCGAACGCGTCGGCGACGTGATGGATGCGCGCATCACCGGCGTGACCAATTTCGGGTTCTTCGCCACGGTCGACGGGATCGGCGGCGACGGTCTGGTGCCTGCGCGCGATCTCGGCCGCGAATATTTCCGCTTCGACGAAGCCAGCCGGACGCTGGTCGGCGAGGATACCGGCGAGACCTATTCGTCCGGACAGACGCTGCAGCTGCGGCTGGTCGAGGCCAATCCGGTGTCGGGCGGGCTGCGCTTCGAACTGCCCGAGGGCAAGGGTTCGGGCAGCGGACCGCCCAAGGATCGCGGCAAGCGGGTGATCAAGCATCGCGGGCGACCCGCCAACATCCGGCATCAGGGGAGGAAGCGGTGA
- the glpD gene encoding glycerol-3-phosphate dehydrogenase, which yields MHDLLIIGGGINGCAIAREAALNGLDVRLVERDDLAGHTSSASTGLIHGGLRYLEQFEFRLVAHALAERERLIAAAPHLIHPMRFVLPHAHAMRPWWIVRIGLHLYDWIGGGTRMLRSRGLRASDIGYRAPLSQPGKGFVYSDAWVDDARLTLANALDAARHGAVISTQTELTGACREGDCWVAALSDGATVMTRAIVNAAGPWVASLLDRLEVNTASGVRLVKGSHIVVPRLYDGDHAYMLQQPDRRIVFAIPYQDDFTEIGTTDVTVKAPEDAVIDDAEIAYLCAAVNRYFSRQTEPDDIVSTWSGIRPLYDDGAATASQVTRDYVLDLDDHGPALLNVFGGKITTARHLAEEAIERLAPTLGLNAHPVTRARVLPGGAIPEYHRFVDQVRAAYPFLGDARAVRMARAYGSDLHVMLDGIADAQAMGADLGAGLTQIELRWMVDREWATTVDDVLWRRSKLGLRVTDAERTAIAATLSAIRDPAAIGSDRQP from the coding sequence GTGCACGACCTTCTGATCATCGGCGGCGGGATCAATGGCTGCGCGATCGCGCGTGAGGCGGCGCTGAACGGGCTTGACGTCCGGCTGGTCGAGCGCGACGACCTTGCCGGCCATACCTCGTCGGCGTCGACCGGGCTGATCCACGGCGGCCTGCGCTATCTCGAGCAGTTCGAATTCAGACTGGTGGCACATGCGCTTGCCGAGCGCGAACGCCTGATCGCCGCCGCGCCGCATCTGATCCACCCGATGCGCTTTGTCCTGCCACATGCCCATGCAATGCGCCCCTGGTGGATCGTGCGGATCGGGCTGCATCTCTACGACTGGATCGGCGGAGGCACGCGGATGCTGCGATCGCGCGGCCTGCGCGCAAGCGACATCGGCTATCGTGCGCCGCTCAGCCAGCCGGGTAAGGGCTTCGTCTATTCGGACGCATGGGTCGACGATGCGCGGCTGACGCTCGCCAACGCACTCGACGCCGCGCGGCACGGTGCGGTGATCTCGACCCAAACCGAGCTGACCGGCGCGTGCCGCGAGGGCGATTGCTGGGTCGCGGCGTTATCCGACGGCGCCACGGTGATGACACGCGCGATCGTCAACGCGGCGGGGCCGTGGGTCGCGTCGCTGCTCGACCGGCTGGAGGTGAATACGGCAAGCGGAGTCCGGCTGGTCAAGGGCAGCCATATCGTCGTCCCCCGGCTATATGACGGCGACCACGCCTATATGCTGCAGCAGCCCGACCGCCGCATCGTCTTCGCCATTCCCTATCAGGACGACTTCACCGAGATCGGCACCACCGACGTTACGGTAAAGGCTCCCGAGGACGCGGTCATCGACGATGCCGAAATCGCCTATCTGTGCGCAGCGGTGAACCGATATTTCTCACGTCAGACGGAACCGGACGACATCGTATCGACCTGGTCGGGTATCCGACCGCTTTACGACGATGGCGCGGCAACGGCGTCGCAGGTCACCCGCGACTATGTGCTCGACCTCGACGATCACGGCCCGGCATTGCTGAACGTGTTCGGCGGCAAGATCACGACTGCCCGGCATCTGGCCGAGGAGGCCATCGAGAGGCTTGCCCCGACCTTGGGCCTGAACGCACATCCGGTGACGCGGGCCCGCGTCCTGCCGGGCGGCGCGATCCCCGAATACCATCGCTTCGTCGATCAGGTGCGGGCGGCCTATCCGTTTCTCGGGGACGCGCGCGCGGTGCGGATGGCGCGCGCCTATGGCAGCGACCTGCACGTCATGCTTGATGGCATAGCCGATGCGCAGGCAATGGGCGCGGACCTCGGCGCAGGCCTGACCCAGATCGAGCTGCGCTGGATGGTCGATCGCGAATGGGCCACGACCGTCGACGACGTGTTGTGGCGGCGTTCGAAACTCGGGCTGCGCGTCACCGATGCCGAACGCACTGCAATCGCCGCGACGCTGTCAGCTATACGCGATCCAGCGGCCATAGGCAGCGATCGTCAGCCATAG
- a CDS encoding DUF6644 family protein, with amino-acid sequence MEQSLAILAGWLDGIGVGPWARGSSSVYPVANILHLLGLVMLVGGIGVVDLRIAGLWRSIPVTPLARALTPVAAIGLALMVPSGAVLFAADGTALAKSATFQVKLVLIALALANAGLFRLLWQGRSTFPLLARAMAAASVGLWLTIAAYGRWIAYS; translated from the coding sequence TTGGAGCAGTCGCTGGCAATCCTGGCCGGCTGGCTCGATGGCATCGGGGTCGGTCCATGGGCTCGCGGCAGTTCGAGCGTCTATCCAGTTGCCAATATTCTGCACCTGCTTGGTCTGGTGATGCTGGTCGGTGGCATTGGCGTCGTCGATCTGCGGATCGCCGGGCTGTGGCGTTCGATCCCGGTCACGCCGCTGGCACGCGCGCTGACGCCGGTCGCGGCAATCGGGCTGGCGCTCATGGTGCCGAGCGGCGCGGTGCTGTTCGCTGCCGACGGCACCGCGCTGGCCAAGTCGGCGACGTTTCAAGTCAAGCTGGTGCTGATCGCGCTGGCGCTCGCCAATGCCGGATTGTTTCGACTGCTGTGGCAGGGCCGCTCGACGTTTCCACTCCTTGCGCGCGCGATGGCGGCGGCGTCGGTCGGCCTATGGCTGACGATCGCTGCCTATGGCCGCTGGATCGCGTATAGCTGA
- a CDS encoding DUF6152 family protein translates to MFKRLTIAAALAAVPAAAVAHHGWSSYDESKPITLTGSFQTVTWGNPHGTATTRWQGKQWGIVLAPTSRMQARGLTEAEIAPGKRVSITGYARRDGAPEMRIERVMVGGKTVELR, encoded by the coding sequence ATGTTCAAACGCCTGACCATCGCCGCCGCACTCGCCGCCGTTCCCGCCGCTGCGGTCGCGCATCACGGCTGGAGCTCGTATGACGAGAGCAAGCCGATCACGCTGACCGGATCGTTCCAGACGGTGACCTGGGGCAACCCGCACGGCACCGCGACGACGCGCTGGCAGGGCAAGCAGTGGGGTATCGTGCTTGCGCCGACCTCTCGCATGCAAGCGCGCGGGTTGACCGAGGCAGAGATCGCGCCGGGCAAGCGAGTCAGCATTACCGGCTATGCGCGCCGCGACGGCGCTCCCGAAATGCGGATCGAGCGGGTGATGGTCGGCGGCAAGACGGTCGAGCTGCGCTGA
- the proS gene encoding proline--tRNA ligase translates to MIKRALNVTREADFSAWYQAVIAEADLAEESGVRGCMVIRPWGYGIWERIQRLLDDRIKATGHENCYFPLFIPLSYFEKEAEHVEGFAKEMAVVTHHRLKSDGAGRLVVDPDAKLEEPLVVRPTSETVIGAAFSRWVQSWRDLPVLINQWANVVRWEMRTRMFLRTSEFLWQEGHTAHATEAEARDETLKMLEVYRSFAEDCLAMPVVAGEKPENERFPGAVATYSIEAMMQDGKALQAGTSHFLGTTFSSAQNIRFQNAEGQLELAQTTSWGVSTRMIGGVIMVHGDDDGLRVPPRIAPWQVVIVPMLRDTDEDAALIDYCKALQTDLAKQSALGEPVRALLDLKPAKAATKRWGWVKKGAPIVVEVGGRDMAGGNVSVIRRDRLYRADGKLDSVVVAQGDFVAGIGAMLEDVQSSLHSEARARLDANITRDVTDFAAMERAFDGRYPGWVEVQWSKPTGAELDAVVERLKALKLTVRNVPGEAEAADGACIFTGKPAVERILVARAY, encoded by the coding sequence ATGATCAAGCGCGCATTGAACGTCACCCGCGAGGCGGATTTCTCGGCATGGTATCAGGCGGTCATCGCCGAGGCCGACCTGGCCGAGGAATCGGGCGTGCGCGGATGCATGGTGATCCGGCCATGGGGATATGGCATCTGGGAGCGCATCCAGCGCCTGCTCGACGATCGCATCAAGGCGACCGGGCACGAGAATTGCTACTTCCCGCTGTTCATCCCGCTATCCTATTTCGAGAAGGAAGCCGAGCATGTCGAGGGCTTCGCCAAGGAGATGGCGGTCGTCACGCACCACCGGCTGAAGTCCGACGGTGCCGGCAGGCTGGTGGTCGATCCCGACGCAAAGCTGGAAGAGCCGCTGGTCGTGCGCCCGACGTCGGAGACGGTGATCGGCGCCGCGTTCAGCCGCTGGGTGCAGTCATGGCGCGACCTGCCGGTGCTGATCAACCAATGGGCCAACGTCGTGCGCTGGGAAATGCGTACGCGGATGTTCCTGCGCACGTCGGAGTTCCTGTGGCAGGAAGGGCATACCGCGCACGCGACCGAGGCCGAGGCGCGCGACGAGACGCTCAAAATGCTCGAAGTGTACCGTTCGTTCGCGGAAGATTGCCTGGCGATGCCGGTGGTCGCGGGCGAGAAGCCCGAGAATGAGCGCTTCCCCGGCGCAGTCGCGACCTATTCGATCGAGGCGATGATGCAGGACGGCAAGGCGCTGCAGGCGGGCACCTCGCATTTCCTCGGCACGACCTTTTCGTCGGCGCAGAACATCCGCTTCCAGAACGCCGAAGGCCAGCTCGAACTCGCGCAGACGACCAGCTGGGGGGTATCGACGCGGATGATCGGCGGGGTCATCATGGTCCATGGCGACGACGATGGACTGCGCGTGCCGCCGCGCATCGCGCCGTGGCAGGTGGTGATCGTGCCTATGCTGCGCGACACCGACGAGGACGCGGCGCTGATCGACTATTGCAAGGCACTGCAGACCGATCTGGCAAAGCAATCGGCGCTGGGCGAGCCGGTGCGGGCATTGCTCGACCTCAAACCCGCCAAGGCGGCGACCAAGCGCTGGGGCTGGGTCAAGAAGGGCGCACCGATCGTGGTCGAGGTCGGCGGGCGCGACATGGCGGGCGGCAACGTCTCGGTGATCCGCCGCGACCGGCTGTACCGCGCGGACGGCAAGCTCGACAGCGTCGTCGTGGCGCAGGGCGATTTCGTGGCCGGCATCGGGGCGATGCTGGAGGACGTCCAGTCCAGCCTTCATTCCGAAGCGCGGGCGCGGCTCGACGCCAACATCACCCGCGACGTCACCGACTTTGCCGCGATGGAGCGCGCGTTCGACGGCAGATATCCCGGCTGGGTCGAGGTGCAGTGGTCCAAGCCGACCGGGGCCGAACTCGATGCCGTGGTCGAGCGGTTGAAAGCGCTCAAGCTGACCGTGCGCAACGTGCCCGGCGAGGCGGAGGCAGCAGATGGCGCGTGCATCTTCACAGGCAAGCCGGCGGTCGAGCGGATCCTGGTGGCGCGGGCCTATTGA
- a CDS encoding DMT family transporter, whose translation MAAALNRPLAGIGLRLLAALALSVMFATAKLADERGAHLVEIVFWRQAFVLPIVLAVVFASGQGIASLRTAKPRAHLWRMIVGLSGMCFNFWAVTLLPLAESTTFGFTVPIFATILSALVLGEATGRHRWAAVIAGFVGVLIVLQPGDGHVPLAGALVALTGAVLTASVTILIRQLGATERATTTVFWFSASSLVPMGIALPFFTSQHDGATWGLLLATGIAGGIAQLALTGALRLAPVAVVLPMDYSSLIWATALGWLLFGVLPAPLTWLGAPIIIASGLYIVWREHRLRRAASLAPID comes from the coding sequence ATGGCCGCCGCACTCAATCGTCCGCTCGCAGGAATCGGTCTGCGCCTGCTCGCCGCGCTGGCGCTGTCGGTGATGTTCGCGACTGCCAAGCTCGCCGACGAGCGCGGGGCGCATCTGGTCGAAATCGTGTTCTGGCGGCAGGCATTCGTGTTGCCGATCGTGCTGGCGGTCGTCTTCGCCAGCGGCCAGGGGATCGCTTCGCTGCGCACCGCCAAGCCCAGGGCGCATCTGTGGCGGATGATCGTGGGGCTGTCGGGCATGTGCTTCAACTTCTGGGCGGTGACGCTGCTGCCGCTTGCCGAATCGACGACGTTCGGTTTCACCGTGCCGATCTTCGCGACGATCCTGTCGGCACTGGTGCTGGGCGAAGCGACCGGGCGGCATCGCTGGGCGGCGGTGATCGCAGGGTTTGTCGGCGTGCTGATCGTGCTTCAGCCGGGCGACGGGCACGTTCCGCTGGCAGGAGCGCTGGTCGCGCTGACCGGGGCGGTGCTGACCGCCAGCGTGACGATCCTGATCCGGCAGCTGGGCGCGACCGAGCGCGCGACCACCACCGTCTTCTGGTTCTCGGCATCGTCGCTGGTGCCGATGGGGATCGCGCTGCCGTTCTTCACCAGCCAGCACGATGGGGCGACCTGGGGACTGCTGCTGGCAACCGGCATCGCGGGCGGGATCGCACAACTGGCGCTTACCGGGGCGCTGCGACTGGCGCCGGTCGCGGTGGTGCTGCCGATGGATTATTCCAGCCTGATCTGGGCGACGGCGCTCGGCTGGCTGCTGTTCGGGGTGCTGCCTGCGCCGCTGACGTGGCTGGGGGCGCCGATCATCATCGCCAGCGGGCTGTATATCGTCTGGCGCGAGCACCGGCTGCGCCGCGCCGCGTCACTGGCGCCGATAGACTAG
- a CDS encoding DUF938 domain-containing protein: MADPTPWIAAEDTGEVRKHAPATLRNRGAIAELLAGILPRSGTVLEIASGSGEHAAHFAERFAAIDWQPSDPEPAARMSIAAWCAGMINVAPPLDLDAASPDWPIARADAALCVNMVHISPWEACEGLMRGSGRVLGPDAPLILYGPFTRSGVPTAASNLAFDASLKSRDRRWGLRSVEAVSAAALAHGLALDQLIEMPANNLMLVYRRQ; encoded by the coding sequence ATGGCTGACCCGACGCCCTGGATTGCCGCCGAGGACACCGGCGAGGTGCGCAAGCACGCGCCTGCCACGCTGCGCAACCGCGGCGCGATCGCCGAACTGCTGGCCGGTATCCTGCCGCGCTCGGGCACCGTGCTCGAAATCGCCAGCGGCAGCGGCGAGCATGCCGCGCATTTCGCCGAACGCTTTGCGGCGATCGATTGGCAGCCGTCCGACCCCGAACCCGCTGCACGCATGTCGATCGCGGCGTGGTGCGCGGGAATGATAAATGTCGCGCCGCCGCTCGATCTCGACGCTGCATCGCCCGATTGGCCGATCGCGCGCGCGGACGCGGCGCTGTGTGTCAACATGGTGCATATCAGCCCGTGGGAAGCATGCGAGGGACTGATGCGCGGCAGCGGGCGCGTGCTTGGGCCGGATGCGCCGCTGATCCTGTACGGCCCCTTCACGCGCTCCGGCGTGCCGACCGCTGCCTCGAACCTCGCGTTCGACGCCTCGCTCAAGAGCCGCGATCGGCGCTGGGGATTGCGGTCGGTCGAGGCGGTGAGCGCGGCCGCGCTGGCGCACGGGCTGGCGCTCGACCAGTTGATCGAGATGCCGGCCAACAACCTGATGCTAGTCTATCGGCGCCAGTGA
- a CDS encoding formate/nitrite transporter family protein, with protein sequence MDDTTRHDAAIEAEEDTVALDVEDEAVVEDRRAATALVVHEVVRRQGIEELERPAASLIWSGIAAGIVIGLSLVGKATAATALPDGSWTPLLQAAGYSIGFLVIILGRLQLFTESTLSAVLPLATQFTRRNLLRTLRLWSLVLAANLVGTFAFAAFVAAGGFGPEKTLALIDVSRVLLDHFGKAAFLGAIPAGLLLATVVWTLPSAEGQKLTLIVVLTGLIDLAGFTHVIAGSAEMWILLMVGEMRAGQALGSFFMPALLGNIVGGSALFALLAHAQVHSEIEQSDGHG encoded by the coding sequence ATGGACGACACGACCAGGCACGACGCCGCGATCGAAGCGGAAGAAGACACGGTCGCGCTCGATGTCGAGGACGAGGCGGTCGTCGAGGACCGCCGCGCCGCGACCGCGCTGGTCGTCCACGAAGTGGTGCGGCGACAGGGGATCGAGGAACTCGAGCGGCCGGCCGCCTCGCTGATCTGGTCGGGCATCGCCGCCGGGATCGTCATCGGCCTGTCGCTGGTCGGCAAGGCCACCGCGGCCACCGCGCTGCCCGACGGGTCATGGACGCCGTTGTTGCAGGCGGCAGGGTATTCGATCGGATTCCTGGTCATCATCCTCGGGCGACTGCAGCTGTTTACCGAGAGCACGCTGTCGGCAGTGTTGCCGCTGGCGACGCAATTTACCCGCCGCAACCTGCTCCGGACGCTGCGGTTGTGGAGCCTAGTGCTGGCGGCGAACCTCGTCGGCACGTTCGCCTTCGCCGCCTTCGTCGCGGCGGGAGGTTTCGGACCGGAAAAGACGCTCGCGTTGATCGACGTCAGCCGCGTGCTGCTCGATCATTTCGGCAAGGCGGCATTTCTCGGTGCGATACCGGCGGGGCTGCTGCTGGCTACGGTGGTATGGACGCTGCCGAGCGCGGAGGGGCAGAAGCTGACGCTGATCGTCGTGCTGACCGGGCTGATCGACCTAGCGGGTTTTACGCATGTCATCGCCGGTTCCGCGGAGATGTGGATCCTGCTGATGGTCGGCGAGATGAGGGCCGGGCAGGCGCTAGGCAGCTTTTTCATGCCGGCGCTGCTGGGCAACATCGTCGGTGGCAGCGCGCTGTTCGCGCTGCTCGCGCATGCGCAGGTCCATTCCGAGATCGAACAATCGGACGGGCATGGCTGA